The Apus apus isolate bApuApu2 chromosome 20, bApuApu2.pri.cur, whole genome shotgun sequence genome includes a region encoding these proteins:
- the MRPL20 gene encoding 39S ribosomal protein L20, mitochondrial — protein sequence MVVLSAPRWLRSRLTDRFWRVQEVLKYARHFRGRKNRCYALAVRSVRRAFVKSTKARREKKRFLRALWITRIEAASLEHGLKYPAFISNLFKSQVELNRKMIADLAIYEPKTFKSLAALAQRRRQEGFLAALGDGKEPEGIFSRIVHRS from the exons ATGGTGGTGCTGAGCGCTCCGCGCTGGCTGCGCAGCCGCCTGACCGACCGCTTCTGGAGGGTGCAGGAGGTGCTCAAGTATGCGCGG CATTTCCGTGGGAGGAAGAACCGCTGCTACGCGCTGGCCGTGCGGAGCGTTCGCAGGGCTTTCGTGAAGTCCACAAAGGccaggagggagaagaagaggTTCCTCAGGGCG CTCTGGATCACTCGGATTGAAGCAGCTTCTCTTGAACATGGCTTGAAATACCCAGCTTTCATAAGCAATCTCTTCAAG TCCCAGGTGGAGCTGAACAGGAAGATGATTGCTGATTTGGCTATTTATGAGCCGAAGACGTTCAAGTCGCTGGCTGCCCTAGctcagaggaggaggcaggagggctTCCTGGCTGCCCTGGGCGACGGGAAGGAACCCGAGGGGATATTTTCGCGGATCGTGCACCGCTCCTGA
- the CCNL2 gene encoding cyclin-L2 isoform X1, translating to MAAGSGSAAAVAAGAGPAGPQPAGAAALGPGPAGSGAPVPGPGAVLIGDRLYSGVLITLENCLLPEHTLRFTPSMSSGLDPDTETELRVTGCELIQAAGILLRLPQVAMATGQVLFQRFFYTKSFVKHSMEHVSMACVHLASKIEEAPRRIRDVINVFHRLRHIREKKKPVPLILDQEYVNLKNQIIKAERRVLKELGFCVHVKHPHKIIVMYLQVLECERNQHLVQTSWNYMNDSLRTDVFVRFQPESIACACIYLAARTLEIPLPNRPHWFLLFGATEEEIQEICLKILQLYTRKKVDLSDLESKIEKKKLAIEEAKAQAKGLVPEGVPSLDNTSGFSPVPKNESPKEVKGNKPSPLPVQAMKNAKRKTEGAKRTSSNSPVNGVQKGRESRSRSGSRDQSYSRSPSRSASPKHRKSESYSTSSGSKSHSRSRSRSDSPPRQFNHGSSYKPSKVRSYKKSKDYKYSAHKARKSRSRSSSRSRSRSRERSDHSGKYKKKSHYYRTHRHERSRSYERAGHRYEREHPGHSRHRR from the exons ATGGCGGCGGGGTCGGGCAGCGCGGCGGCCGTGGCGGCGGGAGCGGGCCCCGCGGGGCCTCAGCCTGCCGGGGCTGCGGCGCtggggcccggcccggcggggagcggagcgCCTGTGCCGGGCCCCGGGGCGGTGCTGATCGGGGACCGGCTGTACTCGGGGGTGCTGATCACGCTGGAGAACTGCCTGCTGCCCGAGCACACGCTGCGCTTCACCCCCTCCATGAGCAGCGGCCTCGACCCGGACACCGAGACCGAGCTGCGCGTTACCGGCTGCGAGCTCATCCAGGCGGCCGGTATTTTGCTTCGCCTGCCGCAG GTGGCTATGGCTACAGGACAGGTGCTATTTCAGCGTTTTTTTTATACCAAGTCTTTTGTGAAGCATTCCATGGAG cACGTGTCAATGGCCTGTGTGCACCTGGCATCCAAAATTGAAGAAGCACCACGAAGGATAAGGGATGTCATCAATGTGTTCCATCGCCTCCGACACATACGGGAGAAAAA AAAACCTGTGCCTCTAATACTGGATCAAGAATATGTGAACTTGAAGAATCAAATAATTAAGGCAGAACGGAGAGTGTTAAAGGAGTTGGGATTTTGTGTTCATGTAAAGCACCCTCACAAG ATAATCGTTATGTACCTTCAGGTATTAGAATGTGAACGTAACCAACACCTGGTCCAGACCTCATG GAATTACATGAATGACAGCCTGAGAACAGATGTCTTTGTGAGGTTCCAGCCAGAAAGCATTGCCTGTGCATGTATTTACCTGGCAGCCAGGACACTGGAG ATTCCACTTCCTAATCGTCCGCACTGGTTTTTGCTCTTTGGAGCCACAGAGGAAGAGATTCAAGAAATCTGCTTAAAAATTTTGCAACTCTATACTCGGAAAAAG GTGGATTTATCTGATCTGGaaagtaaaatagaaaagaagaaattggCTATTGAAGAGGCAAAAGCACAAGCTAAAGGTCTAGTACCTGAGGGAGTCCCAAGTTTGGACAACACATCAGGATTTTCCCCTGTACCAAAAAATG AGTCTCCAAAAGAGGTTAAAGGAAATAAACCTTCACCACTACCTGTTCAGGCAATGAAGAAtgctaaaaggaaaacagagggagCCAAGAGAACGAGTTCAAATAGCCCAGTAAACGG GGTtcagaagggaagggagagcaggagtCGCAGTGGAAGTCGAGATCAAAGTTATTCCAGATCTCCATCCAGATCTGCATCCCCAAAGCACAG gAAGAGCGAAAGCTACTCCACGTCGAGCGGCTCCAAGTCCCACAGCCGCTCCCGCAGCCGCAGCGACTCCCCTCCCAGGCAGTTCAACCACGGCTCGAGCTACAAACCTTCCAAGGTGAGGAGCTACAAGAAGTCCAAGGACTACAAATACTCGGCGCACAAGGCGCGGAAATCCCGCAGCAGGAGCTCGTCCCGGTCCCGCAGCCGATCCCGGGAGCGCTCCGACCACTCGGGGAAGTACAAGAAGAAGAGTCACTACTACAGGACTCACAGGCACGAGCGGTCGCGCTCCTATGAGCGGGCAGGTCACCGCTACGAGCGGGAGCACCCTGGCCACAGCAGGCACAGGCGGTGA
- the TMEM88B gene encoding transmembrane protein 88B, with translation MSGQDTEDFGAENLSDKSRMLPSLPPYDMDDQLLPREPRSAGCCLAWTLLVVTMNSLVFFMNLLLMFVIFTIVLLPTIVVVYFGFQCHSQVLHSSARYCKSILDDNSSSALIILGFVIMSPLIVVAMATYCSLARRLRLLMCFQPCSRAVYKGVKWRWYEEGGLCSCAQGCNTQVKAWV, from the exons ATGTCTGGCCAGGACACTGAGGACTTTGGAGCAGAAAACCTCTCAGATAAGTCTCGGATGCTTCCCAGCCTCCCACCCTATGACATGGATGACCAGCTCCTTCCCAGAGAGCCACGGAGTGCCGGGTGCTGCCTGGCATGGACCCTCCTGGTAGTCACCATGAACTCCTTGGTCTTCTTCATGAATTTGCTCTTGATGTTTGTTATCTTCACCATTGTGCTGCTTCCTACCATTGTGGTGGTTTACTTTGGCTTCCAGTGCCACTCTCAG GTGCTGCATTCATCCGCTCGCTACTGCAAAAGCATCTTGGATGACaacagctcctctgccctcaTTATCCTCGGCTTCGTCATCATGTCCCCTCTCATTGTGGTGGCCATGGCCACCTACTGCAGCCTGGCCAGGCGCCTGCGCCTCCTCATGtgcttccagccctgcagcagggctgtgtaCAAGGGGGTGAAGTGGCGCTGGTACGAGGAGGGAGGCCTGTGCAGCTGTGCCCAGGGGTGCAACACTCAGGTCAAGGCCTGGGTGTGA
- the CCNL2 gene encoding cyclin-L2 isoform X2: protein MATGQVLFQRFFYTKSFVKHSMEHVSMACVHLASKIEEAPRRIRDVINVFHRLRHIREKKKPVPLILDQEYVNLKNQIIKAERRVLKELGFCVHVKHPHKIIVMYLQVLECERNQHLVQTSWNYMNDSLRTDVFVRFQPESIACACIYLAARTLEIPLPNRPHWFLLFGATEEEIQEICLKILQLYTRKKVDLSDLESKIEKKKLAIEEAKAQAKGLVPEGVPSLDNTSGFSPVPKNESPKEVKGNKPSPLPVQAMKNAKRKTEGAKRTSSNSPVNGVQKGRESRSRSGSRDQSYSRSPSRSASPKHRKSESYSTSSGSKSHSRSRSRSDSPPRQFNHGSSYKPSKVRSYKKSKDYKYSAHKARKSRSRSSSRSRSRSRERSDHSGKYKKKSHYYRTHRHERSRSYERAGHRYEREHPGHSRHRR, encoded by the exons ATGGCTACAGGACAGGTGCTATTTCAGCGTTTTTTTTATACCAAGTCTTTTGTGAAGCATTCCATGGAG cACGTGTCAATGGCCTGTGTGCACCTGGCATCCAAAATTGAAGAAGCACCACGAAGGATAAGGGATGTCATCAATGTGTTCCATCGCCTCCGACACATACGGGAGAAAAA AAAACCTGTGCCTCTAATACTGGATCAAGAATATGTGAACTTGAAGAATCAAATAATTAAGGCAGAACGGAGAGTGTTAAAGGAGTTGGGATTTTGTGTTCATGTAAAGCACCCTCACAAG ATAATCGTTATGTACCTTCAGGTATTAGAATGTGAACGTAACCAACACCTGGTCCAGACCTCATG GAATTACATGAATGACAGCCTGAGAACAGATGTCTTTGTGAGGTTCCAGCCAGAAAGCATTGCCTGTGCATGTATTTACCTGGCAGCCAGGACACTGGAG ATTCCACTTCCTAATCGTCCGCACTGGTTTTTGCTCTTTGGAGCCACAGAGGAAGAGATTCAAGAAATCTGCTTAAAAATTTTGCAACTCTATACTCGGAAAAAG GTGGATTTATCTGATCTGGaaagtaaaatagaaaagaagaaattggCTATTGAAGAGGCAAAAGCACAAGCTAAAGGTCTAGTACCTGAGGGAGTCCCAAGTTTGGACAACACATCAGGATTTTCCCCTGTACCAAAAAATG AGTCTCCAAAAGAGGTTAAAGGAAATAAACCTTCACCACTACCTGTTCAGGCAATGAAGAAtgctaaaaggaaaacagagggagCCAAGAGAACGAGTTCAAATAGCCCAGTAAACGG GGTtcagaagggaagggagagcaggagtCGCAGTGGAAGTCGAGATCAAAGTTATTCCAGATCTCCATCCAGATCTGCATCCCCAAAGCACAG gAAGAGCGAAAGCTACTCCACGTCGAGCGGCTCCAAGTCCCACAGCCGCTCCCGCAGCCGCAGCGACTCCCCTCCCAGGCAGTTCAACCACGGCTCGAGCTACAAACCTTCCAAGGTGAGGAGCTACAAGAAGTCCAAGGACTACAAATACTCGGCGCACAAGGCGCGGAAATCCCGCAGCAGGAGCTCGTCCCGGTCCCGCAGCCGATCCCGGGAGCGCTCCGACCACTCGGGGAAGTACAAGAAGAAGAGTCACTACTACAGGACTCACAGGCACGAGCGGTCGCGCTCCTATGAGCGGGCAGGTCACCGCTACGAGCGGGAGCACCCTGGCCACAGCAGGCACAGGCGGTGA
- the CCNL2 gene encoding cyclin-L2 isoform X3 has product MILNYMNDSLRTDVFVRFQPESIACACIYLAARTLEIPLPNRPHWFLLFGATEEEIQEICLKILQLYTRKKVDLSDLESKIEKKKLAIEEAKAQAKGLVPEGVPSLDNTSGFSPVPKNESPKEVKGNKPSPLPVQAMKNAKRKTEGAKRTSSNSPVNGVQKGRESRSRSGSRDQSYSRSPSRSASPKHRKSESYSTSSGSKSHSRSRSRSDSPPRQFNHGSSYKPSKVRSYKKSKDYKYSAHKARKSRSRSSSRSRSRSRERSDHSGKYKKKSHYYRTHRHERSRSYERAGHRYEREHPGHSRHRR; this is encoded by the exons ATGATATT GAATTACATGAATGACAGCCTGAGAACAGATGTCTTTGTGAGGTTCCAGCCAGAAAGCATTGCCTGTGCATGTATTTACCTGGCAGCCAGGACACTGGAG ATTCCACTTCCTAATCGTCCGCACTGGTTTTTGCTCTTTGGAGCCACAGAGGAAGAGATTCAAGAAATCTGCTTAAAAATTTTGCAACTCTATACTCGGAAAAAG GTGGATTTATCTGATCTGGaaagtaaaatagaaaagaagaaattggCTATTGAAGAGGCAAAAGCACAAGCTAAAGGTCTAGTACCTGAGGGAGTCCCAAGTTTGGACAACACATCAGGATTTTCCCCTGTACCAAAAAATG AGTCTCCAAAAGAGGTTAAAGGAAATAAACCTTCACCACTACCTGTTCAGGCAATGAAGAAtgctaaaaggaaaacagagggagCCAAGAGAACGAGTTCAAATAGCCCAGTAAACGG GGTtcagaagggaagggagagcaggagtCGCAGTGGAAGTCGAGATCAAAGTTATTCCAGATCTCCATCCAGATCTGCATCCCCAAAGCACAG gAAGAGCGAAAGCTACTCCACGTCGAGCGGCTCCAAGTCCCACAGCCGCTCCCGCAGCCGCAGCGACTCCCCTCCCAGGCAGTTCAACCACGGCTCGAGCTACAAACCTTCCAAGGTGAGGAGCTACAAGAAGTCCAAGGACTACAAATACTCGGCGCACAAGGCGCGGAAATCCCGCAGCAGGAGCTCGTCCCGGTCCCGCAGCCGATCCCGGGAGCGCTCCGACCACTCGGGGAAGTACAAGAAGAAGAGTCACTACTACAGGACTCACAGGCACGAGCGGTCGCGCTCCTATGAGCGGGCAGGTCACCGCTACGAGCGGGAGCACCCTGGCCACAGCAGGCACAGGCGGTGA
- the CCNL2 gene encoding cyclin-L2 isoform X4: protein MNDSLRTDVFVRFQPESIACACIYLAARTLEIPLPNRPHWFLLFGATEEEIQEICLKILQLYTRKKVDLSDLESKIEKKKLAIEEAKAQAKGLVPEGVPSLDNTSGFSPVPKNESPKEVKGNKPSPLPVQAMKNAKRKTEGAKRTSSNSPVNGVQKGRESRSRSGSRDQSYSRSPSRSASPKHRKSESYSTSSGSKSHSRSRSRSDSPPRQFNHGSSYKPSKVRSYKKSKDYKYSAHKARKSRSRSSSRSRSRSRERSDHSGKYKKKSHYYRTHRHERSRSYERAGHRYEREHPGHSRHRR, encoded by the exons ATGAATGACAGCCTGAGAACAGATGTCTTTGTGAGGTTCCAGCCAGAAAGCATTGCCTGTGCATGTATTTACCTGGCAGCCAGGACACTGGAG ATTCCACTTCCTAATCGTCCGCACTGGTTTTTGCTCTTTGGAGCCACAGAGGAAGAGATTCAAGAAATCTGCTTAAAAATTTTGCAACTCTATACTCGGAAAAAG GTGGATTTATCTGATCTGGaaagtaaaatagaaaagaagaaattggCTATTGAAGAGGCAAAAGCACAAGCTAAAGGTCTAGTACCTGAGGGAGTCCCAAGTTTGGACAACACATCAGGATTTTCCCCTGTACCAAAAAATG AGTCTCCAAAAGAGGTTAAAGGAAATAAACCTTCACCACTACCTGTTCAGGCAATGAAGAAtgctaaaaggaaaacagagggagCCAAGAGAACGAGTTCAAATAGCCCAGTAAACGG GGTtcagaagggaagggagagcaggagtCGCAGTGGAAGTCGAGATCAAAGTTATTCCAGATCTCCATCCAGATCTGCATCCCCAAAGCACAG gAAGAGCGAAAGCTACTCCACGTCGAGCGGCTCCAAGTCCCACAGCCGCTCCCGCAGCCGCAGCGACTCCCCTCCCAGGCAGTTCAACCACGGCTCGAGCTACAAACCTTCCAAGGTGAGGAGCTACAAGAAGTCCAAGGACTACAAATACTCGGCGCACAAGGCGCGGAAATCCCGCAGCAGGAGCTCGTCCCGGTCCCGCAGCCGATCCCGGGAGCGCTCCGACCACTCGGGGAAGTACAAGAAGAAGAGTCACTACTACAGGACTCACAGGCACGAGCGGTCGCGCTCCTATGAGCGGGCAGGTCACCGCTACGAGCGGGAGCACCCTGGCCACAGCAGGCACAGGCGGTGA